Genomic segment of Verrucomicrobiia bacterium:
TGGCCGTCTCCGCCCCTGCCATTGTCCTGGTCCAAAACCCCGACGGCACCAGCAATCTCGATCCCATCCTCAAGGGGCAAAAGGCGAAACCCGCCCAGCCTGCCCAGCCGTCCAAGCCCTCGAAGCCGCTGCGGCTGGACATCAAAAAAATCGCCCTCACCGAAGCGACCTTGCGCCAGGTTAAGCTCTATAAGGGTAATTTCAGCGACACGACCGAACTATCGCACCTGACCGTCACGATTGAGAACGTCAAGAACGGACAAACGGGCAAACTCGCTCTCAATTCTGATCTCAGCATGCGCAACAACCCGCCCCCCCCAGGAACCAACGGCCTTCTCCAGGCCAATATCCAGGCCGGATACACTTTCGGGCTGACGCCTGACCTGAAGCCCTCGGCCATCCAGGGCAATGCGCGCGTGCAGGTCTCGCGCGCCGAAGGGGCCCTGGCCCAGGTCAATGCCCTGGCCACAACACTCGATTGCGATGTCACACCGACGGACATCCGGCACGTCACCCTCACCTTTCAAAAAGCCGACACCCGCCTGGGCGAACTGCGGGTCAGCGGGCCATTTGATATGCAGAACGTCGAGGGCAAACTCAAAGTGGAGATCATTCATATTGATAAAAACCTCCTGAATCTCGCCGGTGCTCCCAGCGGTATTGATTTCGGCCCTACCACGATCGATTCGACCAACGAAATCGACCTAGCCAAAGGCGGCTCCGCCATCACCACCGTCGGCCAGTTGGACCTCAGCCATCTCCAATTGACACGCACCAACGAAACGACTCCTCCGCTCGATCTCCAAGCCAAATATGATGTCAGCGTGGACAAGGCAGCCGGCACGGCGCTGCTCCGGGCCTTTGACCTGAGCGGCAGTCAAAACGGAAACCAATTCCTCCAAGGCCAATTAACCAGCCCCATGAACTTTAATTGGGGCAGCACAGCCGGCGGCGTCGGCAACGCCGCACTCAAGGTCACCGTCACCCGCTTTGACCTTGCCAATTGGAAAGTATTCCTCGGCGAGGTCGCCCCGGCCGGGCTGGTGAATCTCCAACTCGAGTTGAACTCGCATCAGGGCGGCAAACAGCTCGGCTTCGACCTCAATTCCCAAATCGATGACCTCACTGCCGGCTCGGGCAGCAACCAGATTTCAGGGGCCACCGTCACCCTCCAGGTTGCCGGCACCGCCACCAATCTCAATCAGTTCAACCTCAGCACCTATAAGTTCCAGGTCTCGCGCCAAAACCAGCCGCTCGTCGTCCTCTCCGGCGCCGGCACCTGCGATCAGACGGCCAAAACCGCCGATCTCCAGCTCGATGGCCAGTTCCTGCTCGCCCGCCTTCTGCAGGCCCTCCCGCGGCCTGACCTCAGCGTCTCGTCCGGTTCCGCTCAAATCAAAGCGCGCCTGACACAGAATCAGTCTGAGCAAAACATTACCGGCAATTTTGCGCTCACGGATTTCACGGGCTTGGTCGGCAGCAATTCCTTTAAGAGCTTTGGCGCCACCGCCGACCTCGACGTCACCATGAACACCGAGCAGGTCCAAATCCGCAAAATCGCCGGCAACATTTCCCAAGCAAACAACCCGGGCGGGGCCTTCAACTTGTCCGGCACTTACGGCCTAAGCAATAAAGTCGCCGCTCTCAAGGCCACGCTCACCGGCTTTAACCAGAATGGCCTTGGGCCGTTCCTGCAGCCGGCGCTCGCGGATAAGCAGCTCAAGTCCATTGACCTCAACGCGGACGCCACCGTGCAGTACGATCCCCAGGCTGCGTCCTCTGTCAAAGCCGGCCTCCAGGTAACCAACCTCGTGGTGTCAGACCCCAAAGGCCAGTTCCCTGCCACACCTCTGGCCGCCACGATGCTGCTGGATGGTTCGCTGAACCAAAAGGTGCTCGACCTGCGCCAATGCCAGCTCGGCTTGACTCCAACCGCTCGCGCCACAAACCAGGTTGATCTCACCGGTCATATCGATATGTCCCAGACCAATATCACCGGCAACGTCAAATTGGCCGCCGATTCCCTCGATTTCACCAGTTACTATGACCTCTTCGCGGGTCCATCCAAGACCGCTCCTCCTGCCCAGGCGGCCCCCTCCCCCTCACAACCCGCGTCGGCCCCGTCCGCTCCCGCAGGCCCTGAAACCGAGGCCCCGGCCAAACAATTCCCTCTAAGCAATTTCACCGCCGAGGCCTCCATTCACCACCTCTATTTGCATGAAGTCGATATCGCCGATTTCCTGGCGACGGCCAAAATCGATGGCGGCCACGTCATTCTCGACCCATTCAAACTCTCGCTCAATGGCGCCCCCGTGAACTCGGTCATTAACCTCGACCTGGGTATCCCAGGCTATAAATACGACCTTTCCTTTAGCGCCCAAGGCGTCCCTCTGGCGCCGCTGGTTGACTCGTTTCAACCCGACCGCAAAGGCCAGATCGGCGGCGCCATGGTTGCGCAGGCAAAAATTAACGGCGCAGGCACTACCGGGGCCAGCCTTCAGAAGAATCTGGCCGGTCAGTTTGATGTCGCCTCCACCAACCTCAACCTCTCCGTCATCAATATCCGAAGCCCCATCCTTAAGACCATCATCAACGTCGTCGCTGTCCTGCCCGAACTCGTGCGGAATCCGGCTTCAAGCCTCGGCAGCGTCCTTGGAGCCGTCATGCCTGGTCAGGGGGCGGGCAAAACCGGCAGCTTATCCGATGAACTGCAGAAATCTCCGATCGACCAAATCATTGCGCGGGGCACAATCGGGAGCGGCACAGTGAACCTGCAGGAGGCCCTCATTCAAAGCGCGGCCTTCCAAGCCCAGGCCGAGGGCACGGTCGCCCTTGCTGCGGTCCTGACCAATTCCGCCATTCAAATCCCCGTCTCGGTCTCCCTGAGCCGTTCCATCGCTGACCGCGTGAACCTCACGCCTGCCAACGCCGACACCAATGTCGCCTATGTTAAGTTGCCCCAGTTTCTCACTCTCACCGGCACTGTTGGCCAACCCAAAGAGAATATTAACAAGCTGGCGCTGGCCGGCACCGTCTTTAAGGGCATCAGCGGCATAGTGCCGGGTGGGACCGCGAGCGATGTTCTGCGGGGTTTGGGCGGCCTGCTCGGAGGGAACACCACTGCCGGCACGAATGCCCCACAGAACACAGCCACCAACGCCCCGGGCCAATCTATTAACAATCTCCTCCATGGAATTTTCGGGCCGAAAAAATAGGACCTTGGAGGGCCGCGTTCCACGACTTTCTCCCTCTGGCTCTCCCTCTCCCCTTGGAGGGGAGAGGGCCGGAGGCGAGGGTCCTTCTCTGTGTAGCCCATCCTAGTCCCCCAGAATAATATCCGCCTATGCAAGCCGTCCTCGAGTACCTCAAACAAAACCAGGCCCGTTTCATCTCGGAACTCACTGAGTACGTTCGCTTCCCCAGCGTCTCCGCTCAACCGCAGCATCAGCCCGATATGCAGGCCTGCGGCGAATGGCTGGTAAAACACTGCCAGGCCATTGGCCTCGACGCCCGCCTCTGCCCCACATCAGGCCACCCCGTTGTTCTGGCTTCCACTCCTCCGGCCAAAGCCCCTGGCAAACACCGCCCGCGTTTCCTGGTCTATGGCCATTACGATGTCCAGCCACCCGAGCCGTTTGAGCTCTGGAAATCGCCTCCGTTCGAAGCCCGCATCGAAAACGGCTCCCTCTTCGCTCGAGGCGCCTGTGACAACAAAGGCCAGAACCTCGCTCATCTCAAAGCGGTCGAGGCCTACCTCAAAACCGGCACTGAACTGCCCTGCGACATCACATTCGTCATCGAGGGCGAAGAGGAAGTCGGCAGCCCCAGCCTGGCGCCGTTTCTCAAAGAACATCGGACCAGCCTGGCCTGCGAGGCCATTGTCATCTCGGATACCGGCATCCCCAGCCCCAAGCATCCGGCCCTCACTTACGCCTTGCGCGGCATCTGCGCCTTCGAGGTCATCGTCCACGGCCCCGCGCGCGACCTCCACTCCGGCATCTTTGGCGGCACAGTCGATAATCCTGCCATGGCTTTGTCCCAGCTTTTGGCTAAACTCCGCGATAAAAATGGCCGTGTCGCGATTCCCGGCTTCTACGATGATGTGCGTCCCCTTTCAGCTTACGAACGGAAAGAGCTCAAACGCCTTCCGTTCAAAGAGAGCCAATACCGCAAGCTCCTGGGCGTGCCCAAGCTCTTTGGCGAGCGCGGCTACACTCCCACCGAACAACGCTCGGCCCGGCCCACGCTCGAAATCAATGGCCTGACCAGCGGTTACCAGGGCGAGGGAAGCAAAACGATCATCCCCTCCTGGGCTCGCGCCAAAATCACCACCCGCCTGGTCCCCGATCAGCGACCAGAGCGCATCAATAAACTCCTGCGACAGCATCTCAAAAAACTCTGCCCGCCCACCGTCCGCATCGAAATCCGCTCAGGCCACGGCGCGGTCCCTTACATGGTTTCCCCATCGAGTCCCCAGGCCCAGGCCGCTCTGCGCGCCTTGCGCGCCGCCTTCGGCCATGAACCCGTCCTGATGCGCGAAGGCGGCTCGATCCCAATCGTCAACGAATTCAAACAAATCCTCCGCGCCGACGCCCTCATGATGGGGTTGGCCTTGCCGGACGATAACGCCCATTCCCCCAACGAGAAGTTCAGCCTCGAATGCTTCGCCAAAGGCCAGGCCATGGGGGCCCATCTTTGGCAGGAATTGGCAAGGACTGAAGCGTAAACGTCCAGGATTTTGAGCCCGGTCACCCCGCTCATGGCGGACCAAGCGACTTAGTTAGTCAGGTAAAGACGTTGTTGGATGTGAGAATAGCCGGCAAGCCGTTGGGGAAACTGCATCATTCCCCGCCTCAACACACTTGCGCCACCTCGGCGCCCACCAACTTGCCCAGCTTCTCAATCCTGGAGGCGATGTGACTGACCCCAACGGCGCAGTGATGGGCTGGGCCCTGGGCGTTCCAGGCCTTTACGAACTCCCTCGCCCCAATGCTAAACCGGTAGCGGCTGTTGGTATTCCCAATTTCCAAAATCGGGCCGGGAACCGACTCGCCCTCCGCGACGAGCAGTTTCAATTTCCCACCCGGCGTTTCGGCAACCGAAAGACAGGTCACCGGCCCGTGTTTTACACACATCTCGACCGACAAGCCCCTGCCGACTTTGCCGTGATATACTTTGAGCGGGCGCACCTTGGTTTTGCCCTGGCCAATGGCGATATGGGCGGGTCCGTCGTGGCCCATGAGCACGACATCGTCCTTGAAATCCATAGCATAATATTCAGTAAACGAACCGCCGCTGCCGAAGGCATCCATTATTTTCATGGCCTGAGCGTTCTTTACCTCGTACTCACCGGCTACAGGAATCCCGCGGGCGGTCAGGAGCGAATTTCCAAGGATGATAGAGCTGATGGCCTCTTCGTTTTCCGCGTTGCCGGCGCCCATGTAATAATAGGCCAGCGAACCGAGTTCGTGCTCTTTGACCAGGCGGTCGAGCGCCACGGAGGTTCGCGCCGCGCGTTCCAACTCGGCGCGTGAGCAATCGCGCTGAACGTCAAAAGCCCTCTTGAACTTGGCGACGCGTTCCTTGATTTGGGCGCTGGAAACCCCGCGGCGCAAAGCGGCCAGTTCGTCCACTTCAATCATCTCGATGTGGCCGCCCAAGACGGCGCATTGCAGGGTCGTATCGGAATAAATGTCGAGCATGCCGCCGTAATAGTGGCCCATCAAACCAAGGCGATTATGGGACATCGTGTGCGCCACGCGCGCGGCGTCGATCCACGCATCGACCTCGCCCCAGCAAACCGGATCGTTATCGAGCATCCCTGTGACTTGATGAAAAGCAATTCGTGCCCGGCTGAAGACGTTGGCGATTTCCGGGACGGGACAAGCGCCGCAAAAGGCCAGCCACTCGCCTGTCATCGCCGTGCGGTCTTGCATGCGGTTAACGGATGCGTAATCGATTGCGGCCCCGGGCGAGAGGTTCAGGATAATCACCGGGACTTTGGCCCGTTGCACGACAGGCAAAACGGTCGAGGACAGCGCGTAAGTGGTGGCGTAGAGGAAAACCAAATCCACATCAGCCGCCCGCATTGTGTGTCCGGCTTCCAGGGCTTTCTTGGGGTTGTCCACCAGGCCGAGATTCACAACCTTGATGCCGGGGCGCTGCAATTTCTTCTCGACAGCGCGGACATAGCCCTCCAGGCGAGGCTTGAGACCTTTGAATTGCGGCCAATAGGTATCAAGGCCAATCCCGAAAAGCCCAACGCGAAGCGGATAGTTCATTTGCCTTTCAGATACGTCCCGTAGCCAATCACGACCGTTGAAAGGATCAGGGTCAGGATGCCACCGCCGATTAGCAGGTGGGCCTTGTTGCTCGACCCCTTCCATTCGTGGAGAATCCAGCCCCACATCGTGCTGAAAATAATGATGCTGGCCATGTGCAGTGTCCAGGAAGCAAAACTGAACTTGCCCATCTGGGTCTCGCCCATGGTGTAAAAGAAAAACTGGAAATACCAGCAGGTCCCCGCCAAAGCCGAAAGGAGGTAATTGCTCAACATGGGAATCTTCAGAGCAGTGACATTTGCTTCCACAGCCGTCAGCAGAGCAGTCCGTTCGCTGCCGATATGTTCGCCGGCCCTCGGTGCGCCCTGATGCGCCGGTTCACGAACATGCAGGGCCAGATACTGGTAGCCGGTGCGGTTCTTGATGTTGAGCAGCAGGCACCAAATGAAATTGGTCGTGAACCCGCCGCCGAGCACGACGCAGAGTTTGGGCAGACCGGTCCACAACGTCGAAGTGCCGGCCTGGGCGGCGGCCGCACCGATGGGATTGCCGGCTGTGAGCGCGAATGAAAAGCACGCGCTCATGATGCCTGAGAATGTCGCGACCAGGATGCCTTTGCGGAAATTGAATTCTGCGATAGCCTTTTTCTTTTGCGCCTCGGGCATTTCTCTTTCCTTGGTCAACCCGGCCAAAGCCGCGATAGCGATGCCGAGCAGGCACACCGCCACGCCCGCCAGCGTGACCTGGCCCGCTGTCGAGCGGGCGATCTCGCCGATGCTGGAACCGACTGGCAGGGCCGGTTTGAATTGCTTGAAGATCGGCGGGACCAGAGTTCCGAATGCCGCGCAGTAACCCAGCGCCACACCCATCCCTAGCGACATGCCCAGGTAGCGCACCGCCAGACCGAACGTGAGCCCGCCAAAGCCCCACAGCGCGCCAAAAAAGTAGGTCCACCAAAGCGTGCCGAAAGACTGTTGCTTCAGAACACCCAAAAGGTCGTGTGTCAAAAAAGACGCCAGCAGCCACGGGCAAATAATCCATGAAAAAAACCCGCCTGCCAGCCAGTAGGTTTCCCACGACCATTTCTTCACACCCCGGTATGGCACATAAAAACTGCCGGAAGCCAATCCGCCGAGCCAATGGAAGAAGACGCCAAGAAAGGGATTTCCCATAGGGTCAAAAGCGAATCAAACTGTTGCAAAGGTTCAATGGCCGTGAACTACTCGGTAGTTAGGAACAGCTCTGCTAGCGAAGCAAATGGCGCTGTTGGATCGAAGCTGCTCAAGGCGACGAACTTCAGGAACCTGGTTTCCATGGGCTGAACAAATTTGATCCGGTGCAGGTTATCGTTCCTTTCAAATGCCCCCTGGGCTATTGGCCGGCCCCAGCCTTGGCCATCGGCGCTGGCATACACGGCGTAATCTTTTATCCAGCCGTTATGATTGTTATCCTGGCGCGGCAGGCAGGTAAGGCCGGTGATGCGCGCCGGTTTCGGAAG
This window contains:
- a CDS encoding AsmA family protein; translated protein: MANSTVTSPAPSRRHRWLRVIGWIVAVLVVLIVVAYFVGTSSAFLKAVILPKASEALNAKITVSDASISPFHEVILRNLKVQTTGTEPLLTAPEVRLRYSLMDIIGGNINVDEVAVSAPAIVLVQNPDGTSNLDPILKGQKAKPAQPAQPSKPSKPLRLDIKKIALTEATLRQVKLYKGNFSDTTELSHLTVTIENVKNGQTGKLALNSDLSMRNNPPPPGTNGLLQANIQAGYTFGLTPDLKPSAIQGNARVQVSRAEGALAQVNALATTLDCDVTPTDIRHVTLTFQKADTRLGELRVSGPFDMQNVEGKLKVEIIHIDKNLLNLAGAPSGIDFGPTTIDSTNEIDLAKGGSAITTVGQLDLSHLQLTRTNETTPPLDLQAKYDVSVDKAAGTALLRAFDLSGSQNGNQFLQGQLTSPMNFNWGSTAGGVGNAALKVTVTRFDLANWKVFLGEVAPAGLVNLQLELNSHQGGKQLGFDLNSQIDDLTAGSGSNQISGATVTLQVAGTATNLNQFNLSTYKFQVSRQNQPLVVLSGAGTCDQTAKTADLQLDGQFLLARLLQALPRPDLSVSSGSAQIKARLTQNQSEQNITGNFALTDFTGLVGSNSFKSFGATADLDVTMNTEQVQIRKIAGNISQANNPGGAFNLSGTYGLSNKVAALKATLTGFNQNGLGPFLQPALADKQLKSIDLNADATVQYDPQAASSVKAGLQVTNLVVSDPKGQFPATPLAATMLLDGSLNQKVLDLRQCQLGLTPTARATNQVDLTGHIDMSQTNITGNVKLAADSLDFTSYYDLFAGPSKTAPPAQAAPSPSQPASAPSAPAGPETEAPAKQFPLSNFTAEASIHHLYLHEVDIADFLATAKIDGGHVILDPFKLSLNGAPVNSVINLDLGIPGYKYDLSFSAQGVPLAPLVDSFQPDRKGQIGGAMVAQAKINGAGTTGASLQKNLAGQFDVASTNLNLSVINIRSPILKTIINVVAVLPELVRNPASSLGSVLGAVMPGQGAGKTGSLSDELQKSPIDQIIARGTIGSGTVNLQEALIQSAAFQAQAEGTVALAAVLTNSAIQIPVSVSLSRSIADRVNLTPANADTNVAYVKLPQFLTLTGTVGQPKENINKLALAGTVFKGISGIVPGGTASDVLRGLGGLLGGNTTAGTNAPQNTATNAPGQSINNLLHGIFGPKK
- a CDS encoding dipeptidase, with product MQAVLEYLKQNQARFISELTEYVRFPSVSAQPQHQPDMQACGEWLVKHCQAIGLDARLCPTSGHPVVLASTPPAKAPGKHRPRFLVYGHYDVQPPEPFELWKSPPFEARIENGSLFARGACDNKGQNLAHLKAVEAYLKTGTELPCDITFVIEGEEEVGSPSLAPFLKEHRTSLACEAIVISDTGIPSPKHPALTYALRGICAFEVIVHGPARDLHSGIFGGTVDNPAMALSQLLAKLRDKNGRVAIPGFYDDVRPLSAYERKELKRLPFKESQYRKLLGVPKLFGERGYTPTEQRSARPTLEINGLTSGYQGEGSKTIIPSWARAKITTRLVPDQRPERINKLLRQHLKKLCPPTVRIEIRSGHGAVPYMVSPSSPQAQAALRALRAAFGHEPVLMREGGSIPIVNEFKQILRADALMMGLALPDDNAHSPNEKFSLECFAKGQAMGAHLWQELARTEA
- a CDS encoding arabinose isomerase; this translates as MNYPLRVGLFGIGLDTYWPQFKGLKPRLEGYVRAVEKKLQRPGIKVVNLGLVDNPKKALEAGHTMRAADVDLVFLYATTYALSSTVLPVVQRAKVPVIILNLSPGAAIDYASVNRMQDRTAMTGEWLAFCGACPVPEIANVFSRARIAFHQVTGMLDNDPVCWGEVDAWIDAARVAHTMSHNRLGLMGHYYGGMLDIYSDTTLQCAVLGGHIEMIEVDELAALRRGVSSAQIKERVAKFKRAFDVQRDCSRAELERAARTSVALDRLVKEHELGSLAYYYMGAGNAENEEAISSIILGNSLLTARGIPVAGEYEVKNAQAMKIMDAFGSGGSFTEYYAMDFKDDVVLMGHDGPAHIAIGQGKTKVRPLKVYHGKVGRGLSVEMCVKHGPVTCLSVAETPGGKLKLLVAEGESVPGPILEIGNTNSRYRFSIGAREFVKAWNAQGPAHHCAVGVSHIASRIEKLGKLVGAEVAQVC
- the rhaT gene encoding L-rhamnose/proton symporter RhaT, producing MGNPFLGVFFHWLGGLASGSFYVPYRGVKKWSWETYWLAGGFFSWIICPWLLASFLTHDLLGVLKQQSFGTLWWTYFFGALWGFGGLTFGLAVRYLGMSLGMGVALGYCAAFGTLVPPIFKQFKPALPVGSSIGEIARSTAGQVTLAGVAVCLLGIAIAALAGLTKEREMPEAQKKKAIAEFNFRKGILVATFSGIMSACFSFALTAGNPIGAAAAQAGTSTLWTGLPKLCVVLGGGFTTNFIWCLLLNIKNRTGYQYLALHVREPAHQGAPRAGEHIGSERTALLTAVEANVTALKIPMLSNYLLSALAGTCWYFQFFFYTMGETQMGKFSFASWTLHMASIIIFSTMWGWILHEWKGSSNKAHLLIGGGILTLILSTVVIGYGTYLKGK